One genomic segment of Actinoplanes ianthinogenes includes these proteins:
- a CDS encoding MerR family transcriptional regulator yields MSIGEVLAHLRTEFPDTTISKLRFLEAEGLVDPQRTASGYRKYSWNDVARLRFVLTAQRDQYLPLRVIREQLDRMEQEPVVPQRPTLVAVGTQRAADPADARIPADDLVERTGVDEALLAELEQIGLVVARPPGWYDADAVIIVEAVVGLTKFGLEVRHLRAFKNSADREVGLFAQLLAPLVRQQDPAARARAADTARELQALSQRLHAALVRTGLRGELGR; encoded by the coding sequence ATGAGCATCGGGGAGGTGCTGGCCCACCTGCGCACCGAGTTCCCCGACACCACGATCTCGAAATTGCGGTTCCTGGAGGCGGAGGGTCTGGTCGACCCGCAACGCACCGCCTCCGGGTACCGCAAGTACTCGTGGAACGACGTGGCCCGGCTGCGGTTCGTGCTGACCGCGCAACGTGATCAGTACCTCCCCCTGCGGGTGATCCGGGAGCAGCTGGACCGGATGGAGCAGGAGCCGGTGGTGCCGCAGCGGCCGACGCTGGTGGCGGTCGGCACGCAGCGGGCCGCCGACCCGGCCGACGCCCGCATCCCGGCCGACGACCTGGTCGAGCGGACCGGCGTGGACGAGGCGCTGCTGGCCGAGCTGGAGCAGATCGGCCTGGTCGTCGCCCGCCCGCCGGGCTGGTACGACGCCGACGCGGTGATCATCGTGGAGGCCGTCGTCGGCCTGACGAAGTTCGGCCTCGAGGTGCGTCACCTGCGGGCGTTCAAGAACTCGGCCGACCGGGAGGTGGGCCTTTTCGCCCAGTTGCTGGCACCTCTGGTGCGCCAGCAGGACCCGGCTGCCCGGGCCCGGGCCGCCGACACCGCCCGTGAGCTGCAAGCACTGTCGCAGCGGCTGCACGCGGCGCTGGTGCGGACCGGACTGCGCGGCGAACTGGGTCGTTGA
- the odhI gene encoding oxoglutarate dehydrogenase inhibitor Odhl — protein MTRPDDEFPPLDVTSTLNLGALDEVLEGPETDVVPSRMSGSLPPGMALLVVRRGPNAGARFLLDHDVTTSGRHPDSDIFLDDVTVSRRHAEFHRDGGVFTVRDVGSLNGTYVNRERVEAATLSNGDEVQIGKFRLVFIAGPRPEGEGGRA, from the coding sequence ATGACGCGCCCAGACGACGAGTTCCCCCCACTCGACGTCACGTCCACGCTGAACCTTGGCGCCCTTGACGAGGTGCTCGAGGGTCCCGAGACCGACGTGGTGCCCAGCCGCATGTCCGGCTCCCTGCCTCCCGGCATGGCCCTGCTCGTGGTCCGGCGTGGCCCGAACGCGGGTGCCCGGTTCCTGCTGGATCACGACGTGACCACCAGCGGGCGGCACCCGGACAGTGACATCTTCCTCGACGACGTGACGGTTTCCCGTCGCCACGCCGAGTTCCACCGCGACGGGGGCGTGTTCACCGTCCGCGACGTGGGCTCGCTCAACGGCACCTATGTGAACCGTGAGCGCGTCGAGGCGGCGACGCTGAGCAACGGCGACGAGGTCCAGATCGGCAAGTTCCGTCTGGTGTTCATCGCCGGTCCGCGGCCGGAGGGCGAGGGCGGCCGGGCGTGA
- the gcvH gene encoding glycine cleavage system protein GcvH: MIPEDLRYTAEHEWVAGDGSGPVRVGITHFAQDALGDIVYVQLPEEGTELAAGDSMGEVESTKSVSEIYAPIAGTVVARNDTLGDEPELINAEPYAAGWLVEIAPADPAAVAGLLDAAAYQALTES; this comes from the coding sequence TTGATTCCTGAGGATCTGCGGTACACCGCGGAGCACGAGTGGGTGGCCGGCGACGGCAGTGGCCCCGTGCGGGTGGGGATCACCCACTTCGCGCAGGACGCGCTCGGTGACATCGTCTACGTGCAGCTGCCCGAGGAGGGCACCGAGCTCGCGGCCGGCGACTCGATGGGCGAGGTGGAGTCGACCAAGAGCGTCTCGGAGATCTACGCGCCGATCGCCGGCACCGTGGTGGCCCGCAACGACACGCTGGGCGACGAGCCCGAGTTGATCAACGCGGAGCCCTACGCGGCCGGCTGGCTGGTGGAGATCGCTCCGGCCGATCCGGCGGCGGTGGCGGGCCTGCTGGACGCCGCGGCGTACCAGGCGCTGACCGAAAGCTAG